One genomic window of Quercus robur chromosome 6, dhQueRobu3.1, whole genome shotgun sequence includes the following:
- the LOC126689404 gene encoding probable serine/threonine-protein kinase WNK9 isoform X1, with the protein MNGVTAIEPDYTEFVEVDPTGRYGRYNEILGKGASKTVYRAFDEYEGIEVAWNQVKLYNFLKSPEDLERLYCEIHLLKTLKHNNIMKFYTSWVDIANRNINFVTEMFTSGTLRQYRLKHRRVNIRAVKHWCRQILKGLLYLHSHDPPVIHRDLKCDNIFINGNQGEVKIGDLGLAAILRKSHAARCVGTPEFMAPEVYEEEYNELVDIYAFGMCILEMVTFEYPYSECTHPAQIYKKVISGKKPEALYKVEDPEVRLFVEKCLATVSRRLTARELLKDSFLQIDDYGYNLSPIGYRGDFDELGPLLREPHYGIYHSNCSLINDYGNYLGYIPENDFEASELDLFTCQEDEHLADVDIAIKGKRREDDGLFLRLRIVDKEGRIRNIYFPFDIETDTALSVAAEMVAELDITDQDVTKIADMIDGEISTLVPEWKRGLGIEGSPHNTSASFCHNYVSNGSLLDYVSSNNPGAKNLQVLQCSKQGGAAVHGRFEEITYQVEESEQCVTEGAPKTSSQSGVGIHFADIWAQLDGPELSSQRSREIHWDEGSKTLDQTPFGSDERIINVDDQCISNARNSLSTTTSADYALLDDSENEIRQELRWLKAKYQMQLRGLRDQQLGAKWKSSSMSPKSPPLDSPPLKRESNETILESLSPGKHFTSDFPVAADKKCSSVANQSENSEGINESFCPEKMFTAKNFYSGVLLPHSLHRATSLPVDAVDV; encoded by the exons ATGAATGGTGTTACAGCTATTGAACCAGATTACACTGAGTTTGTTGAAGTTGATCCCACTGGAAGATATGGAAGA TACAATGAAATTCTTGGCAAAGGAGCTTCAAAGACAGT CTATAGAGcctttgatgagtatgaagGAATTGAAGTGGCATGGAATCAGGTAAAGCTCTATAACTTCCTGAAAAGTCCTGAAGATCTTGAGAGGCTGTACTGTGAAATTCATTTGCTCAAGACCTTGAAACACAACAACATCATGAAGTTCTACACTTCCTGGGTTGATATTGCTAACAGGAACATTAACTTTGTCACTGAGATGTTCACCTCTGGTACTCTCAGACA GTATAGGCTAAAGCACCGGAGAGTCAACATTAGAGCAGTGAAGCATTGGTGTAGACAGATTTTGAAAGGCCTTCTATATCTCCACAGCCATGACCCTCCTGTTATCCATAGGGACCTCAAGTGTGACAACATTTTTATCAATGGGAACCAAGGGGAAGTCAAGATTGGTGATCTTGGCCTTGCTGCAATCCTGCGTAAATCTCATGCTGCTCGCTGTGTTG GAACGCCAGAGTTCATGGCACCAGAGGTTTATGAAGAGGAATACAATGAATTAGTAGACATATATGCTTTTGGAATGTGCATCTTGGAGATGGTAACCTTTGAATATCCATACAGTGAATGCACCCACCCTGCTCAGATATACAAGAAAGTTATCTCT GGGAAAAAACCAGAGGCTCTTTATAAAGTAGAAGATCCTGAGGTGCGACTGTTTGTTGAAAAATGCTTAGCAACTGTGTCCCGTAGGCTCACTGCTAGGGAGCTTTTGAAGGACTCTTTTCTCCAAATTGATGATTATGGATATAATTTAAGTCCAATAGGGTACCGAGGAGATTTTGATGAATTAGGCCCTCTCTTAAGAGAACCCCACTACGGAATTTATCATAGTAACTGCTCTTTGATCAACGATTATGGCAATTATCTTGGTTATATACCTGAAAATGATTTTGAAGCAAGTGAACTTGATCTCTTCACTTGTCAAGAGGATGAGCATTTGGCAGATGTTGACATCGCaatcaaagggaaaagaagagaagatgaTGGCCTCTTTTTAAGGCTCAGAATTGTAGATAAAGAAG GCCGTATTCGAAACATCTACTTCCCATTTGACATTGAGACTGACACAGCATTGAGCGTTGCGGCAGAAATGGTGGCAGAGCTTGATATCACTGACCAAGATGTGACAAAAATAGCAGATATGATTGATGGTGAAATTTCTACCTTGGTGCCTGAGTGGAAGAGGGGGCTTGGCATAGAGGGAAGTCCACATAACACAAGTGCAAGTTTCTGTCACAATTATGTTTCAAATGGTTCTCTATTGGATTATGTGTCATCAAATAATCCAGGTGCCAAGAATCTGCAAGTTCTTCAGTGTTCTAAGCAAGGAGGTGCTGCTGTCCATGGCCGTTTCGAAGAAATTACTTATCAGGTAGAAGAGTCTGAACAATGTGTCACTGAAGGTGCACCAAAAACATCAAGCCAGTCCGGTGTTGGCATCCATTTTGCTGACATCTGGGCTCAGCTAGACGGGCCGGAATTGAGTTCACAGAGGTCAAGAGAGATCCACTGGGATGAAGGAAGTAAAACATTGGACCAAACACCCTTTGGATCAGATGAGAGAATTATAAATGTGGATGATCAATGTATATCCAATGCAAGAAACTCTCTCTCCACAACCACTTCAGCTGACTATGCCCTCTTGGATGATTCTGAGAATGAAATTAGGCAAGAATTAAGATGGCTCAAAGCAAAGTATCAAATGCAGTTGAGGGGGCTTAGAGACCAACAATTAGGAGCAAAATGGAAATCTTCAAGCATGTCTCCAAAATCGCCACCATTGGATTCTCCCCCactaaagagagagagcaatgaAACTATCCTGGAATCTTTGTCCCCTGGGAAGCATTTCACTTCAGATTTTCCCGTTGCTGCTGATAAGAAATGCTCCAGTGTGGCAAACCAAAGTGAAAATTCTGAGGGAATCAATGAGTCTTTTTGTCCTGAGAAGATGTTTACTGCCAAGAATTTCTATTCAGGAGTTTTGCTTCCACACTCTCTTCACAGGGCAACTTCTCTTCCAGTTGATGCTGTAGATGTTTAA
- the LOC126689404 gene encoding probable serine/threonine-protein kinase WNK9 isoform X2 → MVLQLLNQITLSLLKLIPLEDMEDTMKFLAKELQRQSIEPLMSMKELKWHGIRYRLKHRRVNIRAVKHWCRQILKGLLYLHSHDPPVIHRDLKCDNIFINGNQGEVKIGDLGLAAILRKSHAARCVGTPEFMAPEVYEEEYNELVDIYAFGMCILEMVTFEYPYSECTHPAQIYKKVISGKKPEALYKVEDPEVRLFVEKCLATVSRRLTARELLKDSFLQIDDYGYNLSPIGYRGDFDELGPLLREPHYGIYHSNCSLINDYGNYLGYIPENDFEASELDLFTCQEDEHLADVDIAIKGKRREDDGLFLRLRIVDKEGRIRNIYFPFDIETDTALSVAAEMVAELDITDQDVTKIADMIDGEISTLVPEWKRGLGIEGSPHNTSASFCHNYVSNGSLLDYVSSNNPGAKNLQVLQCSKQGGAAVHGRFEEITYQVEESEQCVTEGAPKTSSQSGVGIHFADIWAQLDGPELSSQRSREIHWDEGSKTLDQTPFGSDERIINVDDQCISNARNSLSTTTSADYALLDDSENEIRQELRWLKAKYQMQLRGLRDQQLGAKWKSSSMSPKSPPLDSPPLKRESNETILESLSPGKHFTSDFPVAADKKCSSVANQSENSEGINESFCPEKMFTAKNFYSGVLLPHSLHRATSLPVDAVDV, encoded by the exons ATGGTGTTACAGCTATTGAACCAGATTACACTGAGTTTGTTGAAGTTGATCCCACTGGAAGATATGGAAGA TACAATGAAATTCTTGGCAAAGGAGCTTCAAAGACAGT CTATAGAGcctttgatgagtatgaagGAATTGAAGTGGCATGGAATCAG GTATAGGCTAAAGCACCGGAGAGTCAACATTAGAGCAGTGAAGCATTGGTGTAGACAGATTTTGAAAGGCCTTCTATATCTCCACAGCCATGACCCTCCTGTTATCCATAGGGACCTCAAGTGTGACAACATTTTTATCAATGGGAACCAAGGGGAAGTCAAGATTGGTGATCTTGGCCTTGCTGCAATCCTGCGTAAATCTCATGCTGCTCGCTGTGTTG GAACGCCAGAGTTCATGGCACCAGAGGTTTATGAAGAGGAATACAATGAATTAGTAGACATATATGCTTTTGGAATGTGCATCTTGGAGATGGTAACCTTTGAATATCCATACAGTGAATGCACCCACCCTGCTCAGATATACAAGAAAGTTATCTCT GGGAAAAAACCAGAGGCTCTTTATAAAGTAGAAGATCCTGAGGTGCGACTGTTTGTTGAAAAATGCTTAGCAACTGTGTCCCGTAGGCTCACTGCTAGGGAGCTTTTGAAGGACTCTTTTCTCCAAATTGATGATTATGGATATAATTTAAGTCCAATAGGGTACCGAGGAGATTTTGATGAATTAGGCCCTCTCTTAAGAGAACCCCACTACGGAATTTATCATAGTAACTGCTCTTTGATCAACGATTATGGCAATTATCTTGGTTATATACCTGAAAATGATTTTGAAGCAAGTGAACTTGATCTCTTCACTTGTCAAGAGGATGAGCATTTGGCAGATGTTGACATCGCaatcaaagggaaaagaagagaagatgaTGGCCTCTTTTTAAGGCTCAGAATTGTAGATAAAGAAG GCCGTATTCGAAACATCTACTTCCCATTTGACATTGAGACTGACACAGCATTGAGCGTTGCGGCAGAAATGGTGGCAGAGCTTGATATCACTGACCAAGATGTGACAAAAATAGCAGATATGATTGATGGTGAAATTTCTACCTTGGTGCCTGAGTGGAAGAGGGGGCTTGGCATAGAGGGAAGTCCACATAACACAAGTGCAAGTTTCTGTCACAATTATGTTTCAAATGGTTCTCTATTGGATTATGTGTCATCAAATAATCCAGGTGCCAAGAATCTGCAAGTTCTTCAGTGTTCTAAGCAAGGAGGTGCTGCTGTCCATGGCCGTTTCGAAGAAATTACTTATCAGGTAGAAGAGTCTGAACAATGTGTCACTGAAGGTGCACCAAAAACATCAAGCCAGTCCGGTGTTGGCATCCATTTTGCTGACATCTGGGCTCAGCTAGACGGGCCGGAATTGAGTTCACAGAGGTCAAGAGAGATCCACTGGGATGAAGGAAGTAAAACATTGGACCAAACACCCTTTGGATCAGATGAGAGAATTATAAATGTGGATGATCAATGTATATCCAATGCAAGAAACTCTCTCTCCACAACCACTTCAGCTGACTATGCCCTCTTGGATGATTCTGAGAATGAAATTAGGCAAGAATTAAGATGGCTCAAAGCAAAGTATCAAATGCAGTTGAGGGGGCTTAGAGACCAACAATTAGGAGCAAAATGGAAATCTTCAAGCATGTCTCCAAAATCGCCACCATTGGATTCTCCCCCactaaagagagagagcaatgaAACTATCCTGGAATCTTTGTCCCCTGGGAAGCATTTCACTTCAGATTTTCCCGTTGCTGCTGATAAGAAATGCTCCAGTGTGGCAAACCAAAGTGAAAATTCTGAGGGAATCAATGAGTCTTTTTGTCCTGAGAAGATGTTTACTGCCAAGAATTTCTATTCAGGAGTTTTGCTTCCACACTCTCTTCACAGGGCAACTTCTCTTCCAGTTGATGCTGTAGATGTTTAA